One stretch of Oceanimonas pelagia DNA includes these proteins:
- a CDS encoding restriction endonuclease produces MSTLEMIGSILRKIKERKEANIAEAQVEELYEMLTLIKKYNAELAFPLQFFHKHMNDVKEFLKIKSRDELYEFVKTENIINDQIFIGSRIYNAIAFKEVIQPKIEEHHNVLAQKQNRLIYKDEYGDYKFDKWQKELNKYFKEKIDIPLFSFYEKTSELREYLYSINRRDDFEFISLSYHYLVHDCEGMSEYCDMIDNYIDAVATSEEANNEVPMSGHDYEFHLSTRVNEETSWTAEVTRGSGDQGADLIITYQDITAIVQAKYYTSKVGNKAVQEALSAQQFYNAGMAFVVTNSFFTDSAIELAEQTGVYLFQEDGFIEALQSFDDVELDED; encoded by the coding sequence ATGAGCACTTTAGAAATGATCGGATCAATTTTAAGAAAAATAAAAGAAAGAAAAGAAGCAAACATTGCGGAAGCACAAGTAGAAGAGCTCTACGAAATGCTTACATTGATAAAAAAGTACAACGCTGAACTCGCATTCCCACTTCAGTTTTTTCACAAACACATGAATGACGTCAAAGAGTTTTTAAAAATAAAGAGCCGAGATGAGCTCTACGAATTCGTGAAAACTGAAAACATAATAAACGATCAAATATTCATTGGATCAAGAATATATAACGCAATCGCGTTCAAAGAGGTCATACAGCCTAAAATTGAAGAGCACCATAACGTATTAGCACAAAAACAAAACAGACTGATATACAAAGATGAATATGGTGATTATAAGTTTGACAAGTGGCAAAAGGAGTTAAATAAATACTTTAAAGAGAAAATAGATATTCCACTATTTTCTTTTTATGAGAAAACCAGTGAACTAAGAGAGTACTTATACTCTATCAATCGGCGTGACGACTTTGAATTTATTAGCCTTAGCTATCATTATCTTGTTCATGATTGTGAAGGCATGTCTGAATATTGCGACATGATAGACAACTATATTGATGCCGTAGCTACTTCAGAAGAGGCCAATAACGAAGTTCCAATGTCAGGACACGATTATGAGTTCCACCTTTCCACAAGAGTTAATGAGGAAACCTCATGGACTGCTGAAGTAACCAGAGGGTCAGGTGATCAAGGGGCAGATCTCATAATCACTTACCAGGATATAACAGCCATTGTTCAAGCCAAATACTACACTTCAAAGGTTGGCAACAAGGCAGTACAGGAAGCCTTATCAGCACAACAGTTTTACAATGCCGGCATGGCCTTTGTAGTTACCAACTCATTTTTTACGGACTCTGCCATTGAGTTAGCCGAGCAAACCGGTGTTTATCTTTTTCAAGAAGATGGCTTTATCGAAGCGTTGCAATCGTTTGATGATGTGGAGCTTGATGAAGATTGA
- a CDS encoding OB-fold protein: MAIIKCSDCGNDISTSAATCPHCGRPNDNQDPPKRSVGVLLGLGIFLLPIIFSWFTLRKGHTKKAKVTAFTWLALTMGIGLAEDGVDYYIETSSHHEDNSSQEIALNVSIEKLLSDYENNEIGADARYKDRIIMTRGIISSIKKDIMGTSYVTLGTGAQFQIPELQAMFDDSTNSELSRLNKGSNLTVACRIDGLMMNVIARDCSIM, from the coding sequence ATGGCAATCATCAAATGCTCTGATTGTGGCAATGATATATCTACTTCCGCCGCAACCTGCCCGCACTGTGGCAGACCAAATGACAACCAGGACCCGCCCAAAAGGTCAGTTGGTGTTTTGTTGGGCTTAGGAATATTCCTTTTACCAATCATTTTCTCTTGGTTTACCTTACGAAAAGGGCACACCAAAAAAGCGAAAGTGACAGCCTTTACTTGGCTTGCCCTCACTATGGGAATTGGATTAGCAGAAGATGGTGTTGATTACTATATAGAAACCAGTTCACATCATGAAGATAACTCAAGCCAAGAGATAGCACTCAATGTAAGCATTGAGAAACTGTTATCAGACTACGAAAACAATGAAATAGGTGCTGATGCACGATATAAAGATAGAATAATAATGACAAGAGGCATCATCAGCAGCATAAAGAAAGATATCATGGGCACCTCATATGTCACGCTTGGCACAGGAGCTCAATTTCAGATCCCAGAGCTGCAAGCCATGTTCGACGACAGCACCAACAGTGAATTAAGCAGACTAAACAAAGGTAGCAACCTGACAGTTGCATGCCGTATTGACGGCCTGATGATGAATGTTATTGCTAGAGATTGTTCAATAATGTAA